In Megalops cyprinoides isolate fMegCyp1 chromosome 12, fMegCyp1.pri, whole genome shotgun sequence, the sequence CAGACAACAGCGAAGTCAGGCTGGCTGTCACGGATTGTGATAGGTCTGCACAGAGCAGGCAGAAGGCAAACGGTCACCCTGGCAGGTCCCCGGACCTTGTAGGTGTCAATTATGTGTCAGCAGAGGCCGAGTCCTGCATCCGAAcagctggaaaaacaaaagctgatGTCAGTAGTTCCATGGCATCGCTGTCCCAGAGGTCCCGGGCTTCGGATGACACGGACTGCGCTCTGGATTTGTCTTTCAAGCCTCTGTCTAGCAGAGATTCCTTACACCCCTCCTACGTCTCGGGACAGCTGGCCCTCGACAGCCAGCAGCAGGGCACCGAGCCACTTGTTAAAGACGAACACGACTTGCTGTCAGAGCAGGAGGACAGTGAGCCGATGAGCCCGGAGAGCCAGCGCTTTGGGAATAGCGCCAGGAGCTCAGTGGTGACAGGGTTCGCTGCCCTCTTCCCAGGCAACAACGGCTCCACCGCGGCCCTGCTCTCCCAAGAGGAGGACCTgatggagcaggagggggaggggggcgtgggCGGGGGAGGGGACGGCACGGGGGCCCACGTGGCCGAGGAGGAGGACGCAGGGGGGCTGCTGGGCGACagcgaggaggaagaggaggacgacCTGGCCTCCTCGGACATCTCCACCTCCAGCGGGGTGCTCCTGCCCCCCGGGCAGCAGGTCTGCGTGTGCCCGCTCTGCAGCAAGGTGTTCCCCAGCCCCCACGTGCTCCAGCTGCACCTCAGCTCGCACTTCCGCGAGAAGGACGGGGCGCGCGCCAAGCTGTCGCCCGACGGCTCGGTGCCCACCTGCTCGCAGTGCGGCAAGACCTTCTCCTGCATGTACACGCTGAAGCGGCACGAGCGCACGCACTCCGGCGAGAAGCCCTACACCTGCGGCCAGTGCGGCAAGAGCTTCCAGTACTCGCACAACCTGAGCCGGCACGCCGTGGTGCACACCCGCGAGAAGCCGCACGCCTGCAAGTGGTGCGAGCGCCGCTTCACTCAGTCGGGGGACCTCTACCGCCACATCCGCAAGTTCCACTGCGGCCTCGTTAAGACTCTCGCCATTGGATAAACCCTCTCCCCGCAACCATGCAACAAACAAGAGAAAGTACATCTTTTTAGACCCTCTGTACCACtatgcacagtgtgtgtatataagtgtAGATAAATTTATGTTATAGTATATCAGGGGTTACCTATTTTCATTGGTATGCCTGCCAATACCCATTAAggcttttttgtaatttaaattcaGTGTAGCAACTTGTAAAATAGTGTGCAACAGTGAACATGTTTGGAGAAATGTGATCTACTATGGTGTGGGTTAGAgggttttgtgtgtgctctAAAGACGCACGTCTTAAGCTTTTGGAACATGCTACCACAGTGTCAGTCCATGTCATGGGATGCTCTCTTCCTAAAAAGGACTGATGGGCGATTGCGAAGGAGGAACCCATTGCGCCCCCTCGTCCTTTGACagcctgcactgcactgcatttaaTGAAAAGTCGTCATTTCTTTTGTAAggaatgcaaatgttttctaTCAAGATCAAGTGATTAGGAGCACAACATTTCACCTGGGTGAGCAATACTGGACAAGCTGACACTGAAAAGAGTCCGTCCATGAGTAGCAGTCTTCTCAAAATTCAGCGTTATTTATTTTTGAGCCTACTGAAATTCAAGTACACTTGTTGAATGGAAAACAGAGTCTGTAAAGCTGTAACTAATTGTTAAGTGTGTGTAGCTTAATAATTAGAAAAGTGTATAGTTATTAATGTCAGGATTTATATCTGTGTGTTGGAATTATGTTAGACTGGAGCATGAAGTTCAAGGTAGTACAGGATAACTCAAAAAAGGAATAGAAATCTTTTGCTGAGTTTGCCCATGTACTGATATCTATTTATAGAGTGCATCTGATGCCTCTGTGCAAACCAGACCATTTTTCAGATCTCCTGTTACGTTAATCTGTATATCAGATCTAGGAAGGCAAACAAAATAGTTTATATGCGGTAACATTAAACAACTTTACGGGATTTCATAAACTGGAGTAGGACtgagcttgtaactgaaaggaaGATGGAACAGGCAGTTCTCAAGTTTCTGCAAATGTACAATTGAGACCCTACCAGGTCATGTATTAGTTGTTTTAAGGACTTTGATTCAGGGCTATAATGTTAAAGCATTCAAGGTTGGTTGTAGAGTGAATTCTAAAATAATCAAAGAAGTCGTCTGAGAGAGCAAAGCAGTGCTTGCAACCCTGATGCCTgctaaactgaaatgaacaccCAGGAGCATAAAGTAGTGGAGGGTCTGTACTATTAAATTACTCTTTATGAGCCTTAAGTAAACCTTTATGTCAGGAGTGCTTAAGTGCTGCCTTGTCCATATTAAGTAAACGTCCTGGAAGTTCACCCCCCTGAAAGAATGGGCTGAACGGATGATGAGGAAATACATGCTGCTGTGTGGTTTAGTGCTTAACTCGGAGGAACTTGAGAGCGAGAGTGCGTACAGTGCGTGATCATGCTATCAACACTTCCTGAACGGAGGCTGCAGTAGGAGGAAAAAATACTTGCCAAACCATGTTTCTTCCTACTTCTGTGGTGTTTGTTCGTCAGACACCACAGAACAAGTGCAGGATCTCGTCCGACATGTTCGCCATTTCCTGAGAGAAGAAGCGCCGGTATTCCTGAAATCCCGCCACACTTGTCCTTTTGGaaagccttttaaaaatatttattctatCAATGGTTTTATTCCCCCCCACCTGTAAACAGTAGTCTGGGTTATGACCCACCTCTGAAGAAATTTATCCCTGAAGTGGTGGCCCACAATGACACTGCAGACCGGTGGTATCAATTGTGTAACATTGTGCAGTTTCAAAAAATCTACTGAACGAGACGGATTAAGCCTGTTGATGAAACTAAATGTCAAccaagacatttttgtttttaggttTTCTGAGCCTTTTGTGTCTGTACTGTTAGGGACTGTGTTTTGTAAGTCGATCCATTCAGGATCTATACACGTGGATTCTTACTATGGCTGGAAATAGCACTAAAAACTACTACtaagttatttctttattatttttcctgagAAAACTTGATTAGCATTATTTATTAGATTTTTTGGTTCAGGGTTTACTAGGGTGTGATAAGTATTATTTGTATTCACAATATTGAAGCACACTGATTAGTCTTCTTGTTTCTAACATTAAAGGAGATGTTTAGCTTGCGCTCTTAATTGAGTAATGAATCATGAGCTCAGCTTTTTAAGAGAACAGATGTTTGAAGGACTGTTGATTCCCCATCATGGTGGTACTTTTTAAATGGTACAGGGGCAGAGATCtcatttgtctttgtaaatgCCTTTACTGTACTGTGAATTGGGTCTTTCAGTGCGTTGTCATgtgaaaaagaacaacaatcttaaaggaaatattttaagatttgccacacaggaaacaaagaAGCACTTGTTTTTGGCATGCATATATCCTTTATCTGAATTTAGTTTCAACACTCACAATATGTAGGCTGCTATTTCTAACTACATGTATATTTAAGGTATAtgaatattcttttttatttatatggtGATTTAGTTTCCCAATATTGAACACATGTTGGGAGTATGAATATCTAACAATGGTTGTCATCTCTGTAAACTAACATTCATTTCTTCTCTAGTGTTTGATAATTATATTCATAAACATGAACagacccccccatcccccctgcaGCCTTTGCCTCTCTCAAAAACAATACAGGGAATATTGCAATGGCTGCCACCTCCGCAAAGGAAATGGTCATAAAAAGGCACATGTGAAACTGACATACCCTGGTCTGGTGCAGAATGTCTatagaaaacacacaaaacatgtattGTCCTCTTACCCCAGGTATTTCTCAAGGGATCATtgtctgtcctttttctttGCTGAGGGAAAACTCCTTGAGCCTTGcacttttttgtattaaattaaCCCTTTGGAATGcgagaaatgtatttataaaaagGAGAGCTGGAGGACCGTAAACAGGTGTATTGTGTTTAAGGAGCATCAAAGGACACGCTTCTACTCCCAGCATGCATGAGTGCTTCATTGTGCTCTTTACAAGGAGAGGATTGCACATTTATAGACGCGAAGTCGCACTTTGAACATTAGGAACTCTTTGAATGTTGGACATCAGCAAATCTCGGAGGGACgcagatttcttttttctttttgcatttcggttcattttttttttttttttaaaatgcattttaacaccTGGAAGACGTCAGGGTAGACTCAACCAACTTTTCAGTGAGGTGCTCTCTGTAAAACTGGCATTTGAggacattgtgttttttaagtTCAAATCAGATCTACACAGAATAAACATCCATTAAAAAGATTATCTTTCTAGTTTGTGCACAACTGGAGAATGCTCTCTTAAAGAAGAAATGGTGCCTTGGAGCAAACCCTCAGTCGGGCTGGCTGCTCCCTTGTCTGACATGGGAAGatgtacatttttcacagtattCCTATGAAAACTGCATAGTGGTTTCTGTATATTTAGATCTCATGAGTTCTGTTGAATGTCTCTGTTAATCCTGTGTGCTCAGTGAACCAGAACACACAGGAAAGTAGTTCCAGTTTTTGTCTTGCCTTTTTTTGGTAAGGAGGGAAATGTCCTCCTTAATGCAGCTAGTTtttcagtaatattttaaaatttattttaaatgtgtgcatttagtAATACGGGGGAGAAAAATAACTAAATTTTCGAACTGTTTTGGTGGTATCTAAGTCGTTTAATTTTTAGATTTCCAGTACTTTTTACACTGCATGTACCTTGTAGACATACACAGGTACATGGAATTGGCCTTTATCAATGTGTTAATTTGCCACAGCCTGCTGGAATATGTAATATTCAGACCATGCCCTAATGACACACAATAAGCCATTTCGTTCTGTATGCTGTGGCAACCCAAAAGCACCTAAAGAGGGTAGATGCATCATTAATAGGGTGATACTTATTTGTGGGATATTATCTGGGGGATATTATTCCCTGTTGGGAATAATAACCACACCTAGCTAGACACAAGACACATGCTTGGCAGACACATGCTATTATGTGGAAAATACTCATGTCGTACCTACTGAAAAGCATTTCCGTGCCAGAGCAGCATGTGAATTAAAGGAGTGTCTAAGTATTCCCATAGGTTATGAACAGTTAAATGAAAGGAACACAGTGTTGAAATGGATGCCTTCACTCTTACAGGAGTGGGTGTGCTTTAtaaattcagaaatattttaaagaaaaaaaataagcaactGTATATTAAACAGGAATATCATCATTTACAGTTTAGGTCCAGACTGTGAAATTGTGTATAATCATgagaaatatttattgttttgtttcttgtgcaACATTTTACTGTCTCTCACAATTttgatgtgtaaaatgaaaaatgctacTAAATGTCAATGGGGAAAATTTTTTAATCAGATTTGTAGAAGTGCCATTagaatttaatataattttttttataagaaAGGTCTATTTTATAGTAAACAAATGCCTCAGTGTTAGTGCTTCATAGACTATAGAGGACAATCGGTATGCAGAAATGGCATTGCGTAGGTCTTTTGGCGCttatattgattttgttttttttttttcctgcttttggagtgtgctcgtgtgtgtgctgtggaaatGTGACAATCTTGATTTAGGCCtatttttgtccatatttaGTTTATGCATAGATTAAACAGAactgtctgtgactctgtgtggaTTCCTTTCAGTATTCCTTTCAGCAATGCCTTAGCTGATGTGGAATGGGCAACACCAGCTAATTGCCCAGTGCATTTTGGGgttacacaaaatacacacaaaggaATATACCATATAGCAacctaaaacacaaacaacatgctTGAAATGTCtcaaatattttgcattcagcATTTTGAGGTATTGATGCTTTTGAGCATTAAGCAGTTAAACAATGCATATGTAACTCATGGGGTTTACATTCAGTACATATTAGCTGCCAAGGCCTACAAATCTGGTAGTACAGTTCTCAATTGCCATATAGTAAACATTTAGTAAAagacaaatatataaatgcataacagaGAATACAAAAGGGGTGATATGAAAGGTTTGAAATTACGACCTTTTAGTATGTTCAAGGAGAGCTTTCATTGTTGTCAGAGTACAAGCtgtgcagaaaatgtcagaggaaAATAAGACTGTGTACAGACAACAAACTGCAATATTATTGTGTGCCTGCCAGTCTATATTCTATTGAACCAATAAGCTGAGGCTGAGGACAGAGGATCTCCGAGGATAGCATTACATTTTCCAGCGCTGGTGCCAGTTGAAGAGACACCATGATGTAACTTACCACAGGCTGCTAACTTCTGCTGAGCGATGGAAGTCAGTGCGAGCTTGTTCCTGCAAAATCGTGTTCCTGCTACTTCTCAAAATCTGGTTAGTCACACTCTGTACAGTTTCACTCCCGTTGCagttatttgaaatatattcacGACTTAGTACAGAAACAAGTAAGAATTATtttaggtttaaaaaaaaaactggaaccGACAAActtattaaaattgaaaaaattcTTCTCCCAGTGGGGGCTGTAAATTGTCCATTTTCATATATGAAACAATTTTCTAATTATAATAGTGGAAGATGAATGCGCTAGACAGATATTTCtcaattaatttgcattttgagtaagcaaacaaacaaaaatgcgCGTCTAATTTGAAATCTCCGTGCCAATTCAGTGGTCAATTTCTTTGAGAAGGGATTCTAATTAGCCCCCGACTGCACTTCTAAAGAAATCCAGCTGCTTCGCTATGCAATCCCAACGGAGACGCGTTTGAATTcccaccaccctccccctctgcGGTCCCAACCCGAGCTGCAGACGAGACTGTCCCCCATAATACGGCCCCGGCACCATCCTACAAACGCTATTGTAACCGCGGGTAGTAGATCAGCCGCTCCATTGTTTGCGCGAACTCACGAGCACTTACTTCATGCACGAACAGACAACATGGCAGGGTTGGACCGCCTGTCACCGAACAATGAAGACGCTGTCTTCGAGTTCTTTGATAAACACCCGAAAGCGTCATCCTAgttgcatttttatgaaaagGGGTTACGAGCCGAACCAAAGTGGCTATAGTCAACCTTTGTGAACTCGTCTTGAAATTCGCCGCTCAGCCTCTCAGGGTTATTAACGTCCACATCATGAACAGAAGTTTAAACAGTGATATTACACTACACCATCAGCAGCAAGTCagataaattcatttatttgacgCATTTTGTACACGTGTTAAAATTAAAGtacctttctttttatttttaaataaaacaatacaccTGATAAGtatattttttccagaaaagacTGCCACCTCATGTCTAGAAAGTTCGTTTGCCTAAAGACACTTTAGGCAGGAGAGCTCCGGGGAGTTTAATATTACGATAGCCTCCGCTCACACTCTACAGCCTCAGCTCCAGGGTGGTACTGGTTAATGTGAAGCATCCTGCATGTCA encodes:
- the zbtb42 gene encoding zinc finger and BTB domain-containing protein 18.2 isoform X2 produces the protein MEFPDHSRQLLQCLSQQRHQGFLCDCTVLVGEARFKAHRAVLASCSMYFHLFYRDQLDKRDVVHLNSDIVTAPAFSLLLEFMYEGKLEFSTLPVEDVLAAASYLHMYDIVKVCKGKLKDKELCSLDEKISEGLALGCLDRESSSDGEQHSKQPPRRRPQQQRPPLADEFDTDNSEVRLAVTDCDRSAQSRQKANGHPGRSPDLVGVNYVSAEAESCIRTAGKTKADVSSSMASLSQRSRASDDTDCALDLSFKPLSSRDSLHPSYVSGQLALDSQQQGTEPLVKDEHDLLSEQEDSEPMSPESQRFGNSARSSVVTGFAALFPGNNGSTAALLSQEEDLMEQEGEGGVGGGGDGTGAHVAEEEDAGGLLGDSEEEEEDDLASSDISTSSGVLLPPGQQVCVCPLCSKVFPSPHVLQLHLSSHFREKDGARAKLSPDGSVPTCSQCGKTFSCMYTLKRHERTHSGEKPYTCGQCGKSFQYSHNLSRHAVVHTREKPHACKWCERRFTQSGDLYRHIRKFHCGLVKTLAIG
- the zbtb42 gene encoding zinc finger and BTB domain-containing protein 18.2 isoform X1, whose translation is MGSAKSSDKLIGLLLLAGEKGYEGRMEFPDHSRQLLQCLSQQRHQGFLCDCTVLVGEARFKAHRAVLASCSMYFHLFYRDQLDKRDVVHLNSDIVTAPAFSLLLEFMYEGKLEFSTLPVEDVLAAASYLHMYDIVKVCKGKLKDKELCSLDEKISEGLALGCLDRESSSDGEQHSKQPPRRRPQQQRPPLADEFDTDNSEVRLAVTDCDRSAQSRQKANGHPGRSPDLVGVNYVSAEAESCIRTAGKTKADVSSSMASLSQRSRASDDTDCALDLSFKPLSSRDSLHPSYVSGQLALDSQQQGTEPLVKDEHDLLSEQEDSEPMSPESQRFGNSARSSVVTGFAALFPGNNGSTAALLSQEEDLMEQEGEGGVGGGGDGTGAHVAEEEDAGGLLGDSEEEEEDDLASSDISTSSGVLLPPGQQVCVCPLCSKVFPSPHVLQLHLSSHFREKDGARAKLSPDGSVPTCSQCGKTFSCMYTLKRHERTHSGEKPYTCGQCGKSFQYSHNLSRHAVVHTREKPHACKWCERRFTQSGDLYRHIRKFHCGLVKTLAIG